A window of the Citrus sinensis cultivar Valencia sweet orange chromosome 9, DVS_A1.0, whole genome shotgun sequence genome harbors these coding sequences:
- the LOC102616461 gene encoding 3'-5' exonuclease → MEKKSVETEGDDDEPITEQELEIVEAIEAAYELSITRKRQLRPPVHNNHTHRPMSITSRRLPSSLVASPSSPSFSLSHCQGANMRLKYPAMRFGGQILYSRTSTEVEMAAIELRRILEANKSEAGQVVVGFDIEWKPTFRKGVLPRKAAVMQICRDSNHCYVMQIIHSGIPPSLQLLLEDSTILKVGVGIGSDAGKVYRDYNVSVKACEDLSYLAKHKIGGDSQKWGLASLTEMLVCKELKKPNRIRLGNWEADVLSKDQLLYAATDAFASWHLYQVLKSLPEPVKDATDQGNQRCSRLDLHNC, encoded by the exons ATGGAAAAGAAGTCGGTAGAAACAGAAGGGGACGACGATGAGCCCATCACGGAACAGGAACTCGAAATCGTTGAAGCAATAGAAGCCGCATATGAACTGTCAATCACAAGGAAAAGACAATTAAGACCTCCTGTTCATAACAATCATACCCATCGCCCCATGTCCATAACTTCCCGCCGGTTGCCCTCTTCACTTGTTGCTTCGCCTTCTTCACCTTCGTTTTCTCTATCACATTGCCAAG GAGCTAACATGAGGTTGAAATACCCTGCAATGAGGTTTGGAGGTCAAATTTTGTATAGCAGAACTTCAACAGAGGTAGAGATGGCCGCAATAGAGCTTCGACGGATTCTTGAAGCTAATAAAAGTGAAGCAGGTCAGGTCGTTGTTGGATTTGACATTGAGTGGAAGCCCACTTTCAGAAAAG GTGTTTTACCAAGAAAAGCTGCAGTTATGCAGATATGCAGAGACAGCAACCATTGTTATGTCATGCAAATTATTCATTCAGGAATCCCTCCGAGCCTGCAACTGCTGCTTGAAGATTccacaattttaaaa GTTGGAGTTGGGATAGGCAGTGATGCTGGTAAAGTTTACAGAGACTATAATGTATCTGTCAAAGCTTGTGAGGATCTTTCCTATCTAGCAAAACATAAGATTGGCGGAGATAGTCAAAAATGGGGTCTTGCATCACTGACCGAGATGCTTGTTTGCAAGGAG CTTAAGAAGCCCAATAGAATCAGACTGGGAAATTGGGAAGCAGATGTTTTATCAAAGGACCAGCTACTGTATGCCGCAACAGATGCTTTTGCTTCCTGGCATCTTTATCAG GTGTTAAAGAGCCTACCAGAGCCAGTTAAAGATGCTACTGACCAGGGAAATCAAAGATGTTCCAGATTAGACTTGCACAATTGCTAA